The Pseudoalteromonas nigrifaciens genome segment ACCAATGAGCAACTTTTAAAGCACGCTTATGGGTTTATTTTACTCTCGGGTTTGGCTACCGCTTTAGTTATGTATAGCGTACCAGAGACATTAATATACCGTGACTCGCCAGAGTTTAATGCTTTGTATAGCCAATACTTTCAATCATATGGCGATCACTTGTTATCTAACATAACTATGAACGCCTTAATGGTGTTTATGGTGCCTATACTTACCATGTGGGTAACGACAGCGCTAATGTTATTAGGTATATATCTGTATAAGCAACAGGTGTTTGCTAGCGGCTTATCGGCAAAGCAACTCATTTTAGTAATTAGTAGTGCGCTACTATTTACCAGTTTACGGCTAACTACAGAGCAATATAGCAGTGGTGTATTTTATGCGCTGCAAGAATTAATTAACAGTGTGGCAGCATTATGTATGGCGGTTATTTATATTCACATTGCAGTTAAGTTGTGTAGTAACAATGCCAACATAGGAAAATTAATTCAACAAGTAGGGCGTTTAGCATTTAGTTTATATATAAGCCAAACGTTAATGCAACTTGTGTTGTTTAAAGTGTTTTTTAAGCAGTGGGCGCTCAGTTTTAATCGTATTGATTATTGTTTAGTTGCTACCTTACTAATCGTTATTCAGCTTATTATTACCGCCATTTATAGCCGTTATTTTCAACAAGGCCCTTTAGAATACATATGGCGAAAATTAACCTACGCAAAAATCACTGCTTAAACGGCTACAAAGGTTAAATTAAGGGCGAAAAATTATTGTGGGTGGTTTAAACTAGCAGCCTTTAAAATTAAGGTGAATTGCTTCCATGACAGACTTAAAACGATTAAATAAATTTATTAGCGATACTGGCTTTTGTTCGCGACGCGAGGCTGATAAATATATTGAAGACGGTCGTGTTACTGTTAATGGTATTCGCCCGGAAATGGGCGTAAAAGTTTCATCTACTGATGTTGTATTGGTAGATGGCAAAACACTTAAAGCAATCCCTAAACGCGTTTATATTGCCTATAACAAACCCGTTGGTATTACCTGTACTACAGAGCGAAAAATTCAAAGTAATATTGTTAAAGCAGTTAATTACCCCGATAGAATCTTTCCAATAGGGCGCTTAGATCGCCCATCTGAAGGGCTAATATTTTTAACTAACGAAGGCGACATTGTTAATAAAATTTTGCGCGCTGGCAATAATCACGAAAAAGAATATGTAGTTACTGTAGATAAACCATTAAATCGTCAGTTTGTAGCTAAAATGGGTAATGGTGTGCCCATACTCGATACCATCACTAAAAAATGTAAAGTAACCCAAACCGGTGCGCAGCAGTTTACTATTATTTTAACCCAAGGGTTAAATCGTCAAATACGTAGAATGTGTGAATATTTAGGTTACGAAGTGGTCACACTCAAACGCGTACGTATTATGAATGTGACGCTTAAAGGTTTAAAAGTAGGGCAATGGCGTCACTTAACTGAACAAGAAATGGCGATTATAAACAACTCTATCTCTGACTCAGGAAAAACCCAAGAGCATTCAGTATACGATGAAGCAAACGCTTTACAGCAACAAAGCCTGCAAGCTGTAGCTAAGCCGCAAAAAACAAGTGATAAAAAACGTGATTTTCAGGGCGAAAACCCTAAACGTTTTAATCAAGGTGAGCGCACTGAAGAACGTAAAAAAGAGCGTAGTAAAACGCCTTATCAAAAGCGCTCAACCACTTATGTTGGTAAACCTAAAAGTATAAAAGCAAATAAATCATCCGACTCAAAAGGAATATTGAGCCTTAAAAAATAAAGCGATATAATATTAGGTACAGTACAACAACTTAATTAACCAGCGATTTTAATAATTTATTATCAAAATCGCTATTTGTTGCTATGTATATATTCTATAAGTTTATCCAGAGGCATAGGTTTACAGTAATAAAAGCCTTGTATTCTAATGTTGTTAAACTTAGATAAATAACCGATCAGCTCAGGACTTTCTACACCCTCTACTACCACTGTTTTATTTAACTGCGTGCAAATATTAATAATGCCTTCTAGCAATGCTCTTTTTTGCCCAGCTAATTCGGCGCCAATGGTAAATTCACGATCTATTTTTATTATATTTGCCGGCTGACGCGATAAATAAGACAAGCTTGAGTAACCCGTCCCAAAGTCATCAATTGCTACATTAAAACCTTTATTCATTAGCGCTTTAAGCACTTCTTCAATAGCGCCTTTTTCCGACATAATCATTTCGGTCACTTCGATGGTGAGCAACTTAGGCAGTATATTTTTTTCAGAAGTTAACTTATAAAGCTTTTCGGTAAAGTTTCGCTGTTGTATTTGTTGCGGTGAAAAATTAACCGCAACACAAATATTTTGTAATTCAGCTATGGTACTTATATCGTTTAGTACTTGAGTAAGGACTTGTTCGCCCACTTGTAGTATTTGCCCTGTTTGTTCTGCAATAGGAATAAAAACAGCAGGAGAAATGTAACTGCCATTATTTTTCCAGCGAACTAGAGCTTCTACAGCAACAATACACTGAGTAGTTAAGTTATAAATGGGTTGATAATAAACCTCTAATGCCTCATTTTTAATCGCTTTTTGTAGCTCACTTCTAATTGTAACCATAAAATTATGGCTCTCATCCATAAGCTTATGGTAAAAGCAAAATTGATTGCCGCCTAAAGCTTTAGCGTTATCCATTGCTATATCAGCTTGTTGTAGTAGTAATGCAGGGCTAATGACCTCTCCATCAGACATAGCTATGCCAACACTCACAGTAAGGTGGATATCAACCTCACCTAAGTTATATATATCGGCTAGCGATTTTATTACGAGTGTAATTTCATCCGATAGCTGCTGCTTAGATATATTACAGTAATGCAATACAAACTCATCATTGCCAAAACGCGATATGGCGCCTGCCCCAACAGCATTTTTCTTAAGCCTTTTAGCGACTAATTGCAAAACCATGTCACCTAATTTATGGCCTAAACTATTGTTTACTGCGCTAAAGCCATCTAAATTAAAAAACACCATCGCACAATTTACATCGACACAGTTAACTTGCTTAGCCTCTATTTCTGCATTTAATGCATCACGGCGCAGCAGGCCGGTTAACTCGTCGTATTTAGCCATTTTATGTAACACAATAGACTGTTGTCTGAGCAAAAAAGTAGAGTCAGTGGCTAATATCAAAATATAAATAAACGCAAAAGTAAGCCATATGATCATTTGCTCAATTTGTGCCGCTTCTTTAAGCTTTGAATAGTCTTTAATAAAGCTATAAACGTTGTGCTTAATTAATCCTCTTACAACAATTTCGTTAACTATATAGTGCTTACTATAACGGCTTAATAAGCTATTTAAGTCTTGAACATTTTTTTGGTTTTTGTCGATTGCGAAATAAATTTTAGGTGTTAACTCAATAAAAGTATCAAACGAGCTGAGATAATCTATGTATCTGTTTTCAATTAACAAGTTTAAATTTAACAGTGCCAGCACTTGGTATTTTTTACCATTGCTTGCCGTTATTGGAATTGAGAACATAATTATGGGCGTGTCTGTGTCTAATGTTGCTGAGTTAGCCGCAAATCTAACTTCATTTTTAGCGGCTTTTAACCAGTTAGTAATAGGAGTGGTTGAAATTAATCCGTCATTAGTAAATTGCTTAGAATACGTTGTGCCGCTTATGTAATTCAAATCTTCATCGAGAAGAAGCATACTGCTAATAATTTCAAAGTCTTGGGTATAAATTTTTAAGTCTATATTAGCCATTTTTATAAAGTCGTCGGCATTCACTGCTTCTAAACGTGTTTTTATGCGAGTAAGTGATGTGATATGACTTTCGAGGTTTTTATTGAGTATAGTTTCAACAAACTTAATTTTATTTTGTGCATCTACAGCTACATTAGTTACCGTTTTAACCGCGGTAACTTGCCAAAGTGTTATGCCAATAAAAATAGCAAAAAACGTAATTACTTTAGCGGTTATAGAACCTTTAACGGTAGTAATTGGGTTTTTAATTTTTATAATTAAAGCTAAAAAAAACACAAATACCATTACAGCACTAAAAGATGAGATAAAAGGGTTATGGCTGTCCCAAAACCAGCTACTGCTATCGTGTCGCCACAAACTTAGCTCAAAGTTAATAAACAATATAGCGCCGGTAATGAGTAATATAGGTATGAGATATTTAATTTTTTTTGTAGGTAAAACCTTAGGTAAAAAAGCCAATAAAATAGCTAAGCCTAACGCAGTCAAAGAAAGTTGCAGAGAAATAACCGGCATTAAGCTTTGCGTAACAACAACACTTTCTAAAGCCCCCAAAAATGCAACAACAAGAAAAAATTGGATAAAACCTAAATACAATATACTTGCTGCTGATTGAGTTAGGGATAGTCTCATTATTTTCTCATGTCCTTAAAATGATTAACCTTAAAGTTACATTAGCATTATTAAAACAAAATACCAGATATTTAAAATGTTTGTATGTATATAAAATATAAGAAAAACGATGTTTTTGAGCGGCATAATCACAATGGTACTTTATTACTAAGAGTAGGCAGTTATAAGGCAGGTATAAAGTGGTATATAAAATAAACGCAGCTTTAGCTGCGTTTATTAATATACTAAAAGCTTATTTGCTTTATTTAATTCGAGTTTTAAGTGGCTGATATTCAATTTTATATATAATGGTATAAAGCACAGGCACTACAATTAAAGTTAATATGGTAGCAAAACCTAAGCCAAACATAATGGTAACCGCCATTGATTGAAAAAACACATCAAATAATAGTGGGATCATCCCCAATATAGTGGTTATTGCTGCCATAGCAACAGGGCGTACACGGCTTACTCCTGAATCAAATACCGCCTGGTATGGCGCTTTACCTTCAGATAACTCAAGATTTATTTGATCCACTAATACTATGCCATTTTTTATTAACATACCGCTTAAGCTTAGTAATCCTAATAATGCCATAAAGCTAAACGGCGCATTCATGACCAATAGCCCAGCGCTTACCCCAATAATTGCCAGTGGTACAGTAGCCCAAATAACTAAAGGCTGCTTAACAGAATTAAACAGCAATACTGTAATTGCAAACATAGCTAAGTAACCAATCGGCAATGAGCCAAAGATAGCTTTTTTAGCTTTACTCGATGACTCGTATTCGCCACCCCATTGCATTTCGTAACCGCGTGGCAGCTCAATGTTTTCGATATCGGTGCGAATGCGTGCAAATAGTTTAGCCGGCGTTTCGTCACTTAGTACATCATGGTCAGCCATAACGGTAATAGTGCGCTTACGATCGCGGCGCATAATCAAGCTGTCTTCCCATTCAACTACAAACTCATCAACAACTTGAGTAACCGGTATAAACACCCCCAATACTGGGCTGAAAATTTGTAGGTCGTGTACACTTTCTACGTTTAAGCGCTCGTTAGCAGGAGAGCGCGCAATAATAGGCAGTAATTGGGTGCCATCACGATATACACCTACTTGCTTACCCGACAAGTTAGTAAGCAATACTTGATCAAGGTCTGATTTACTAATACCTAAACGACGCGCTTTTTGTTCGTTAAACTGTGGGCGGATCATTTTGGTACGTGCCCGCCAATCATCACGAATATTATGCGAACCTGTATCTTGCGCTATGATATGTTTGGCTTGAGCAGATAGTTTTCTAAGTACAACTGGATCTGGGCCTGAAAAACGCGCTTCTATTTTTGCATCAGTTGAAGGGCCTATTTCCATAGGTTTAACTTTAAGCTGTGCGGCAACCGGATTGTTCTGTGCGAAATCTCGTACTTTTTGCATAACAGTGGCAACTGCTTCACGGTCAGTTACACGAATAATTAATTGCCCGTACGCGGGGTATGATTTTTCAGGAGCATAGGTAAGCATAAAGCGCGGAGCACCTTGGCCTACAGTACTGGTTATTTCAGTAACGAGCGGGTTTTGCTGTAAAAATGCTTCTAACTTTTTAATCCCCTCAAGCGTTGAGCGAATATCAGCGCCTTGTTCTTGCCAATAATCGACATAAAACATTGGCGTATTAGATGCCGGAAAAAATGATTGCTTTACAGCGCCAAAACCAACAACAGCACTACATAACAGTACTAACATTAAAACTAAAGTGCTTTTTCTAAAGCGCATAGCAAGGTTTAAGCTGGCTTTGTAACTGGTGAATATAAAACCTTGATATGGGTCGTCATACTGTTGCTCGCCATCAGCGTTTAATTGCGTTTCTTTAAACATTAGGTTGGCAAAAAATGGTGTGAGGGTAATGGCAGTGATCCAGCTTAATAAAAGCGAAATAAGTAATACCCAAAATAAACTACCGGCAAACTCACCGCTGGCGTCGGAGCTTAAACCAATCGGCGCAAATGCAGTAATCGCAATCACAGTTGCCCCAAGTAATGGCCACTTAGTTTGTTCAACAATATTAATAGAGGCTCTTAGCTTAGTTTGCCCACGTTTGAGGTTAATTAAAATACCTTCGGTAACAACAATGGCATTATCAACAAGCATACCAAGTGCGATTATTAGCGCACCTAACGAAATTCTTTGCAAATCTATAGCAAATAACTTCATAAAAATAAAAGTACCTAAAACGGTAAGCAGTAAAATACCGCCAATTAATAGCCCGCTTTTAACCCCCATAAACAGCAGTAACACTATAATTACAATAGCAATCGCTTCAACTAAGCTAACAATAAAACCGTTTACCGATTTTTCTACTTCGTTTGGTTGGTTATAAACAGCATTAATTTTAATCCCATGTGGCCGCTGGTACTCAAGCGACGCAAGGTGCGCGTCAATGTCGTTACCTATATCAACCACATTAACGCCCGACATAAACGACACGCCAATTAACAATGCTTGTTGTTGGTTGTAACGAATAATATTGTTGGGCACTTCGGCGTACTCGCGATATACCTTAGCTACATCACCTAAATAAATTAGCTCGCTGGCACCCGATTTAGAAATAAGCAGGGTTTCTAACTCTTTTACATCTTTAAACTCGCCAGTAGGATGTAAACGAATAGACTCACTGCCGACCCTAATTTTACCTGCGTTAGAAACCGTATTTTGCGATTGTAATAATTGAAAAATATGACTAGGCGCTATGCCTAATTGAGCAAGTTTTTGCGTAGAAATTTCAACCATTACTTGCGCTTGTTGCTCTCCTGCAATAGTTACTTTACTTACGCCTTTAACCAGTACTAGTTCGCGTTTAAGGTAGTCTACGTAGTCTTTAAGCTCGTCATACGAATAGCCGTCGCCGGTTACTGAATACATTACGCCGTAAACATCAGCAAAGTCATCAATAATTTTACTAGCGTATACACCACTGGGCAAAGATGGGTTGAGGTCGTTAATTTTACGCCGCATTTCATCCCAAATTTGTCTTAACTCTTGTTTTCGGTAGTTACTTTTCATTTCTACGGTAATTTGCGACTTACCATTTGACGAAATAGAGGTAACGTAATCAACGTAAGGTAATTGCTGAATCGCATTTTCGATAGGAAAGGTAACTTCTTCCTCTACTTGCTGTGGCGACGCGCCGGGATACATGGTGATAACCATGGCTTTTTTTAACGTAAATTCAGGGTCTTCTAATTGCCCTAAGTCAAAATAAGAAACACCACCGCCAATAAGTAGCAGTAGGGTAAACATCCAACTAATAACTTTTTTCTCTATAGATAGTTGTGCAAAGCTCATAATTATAGGCCTCGCTCTTTATTCCATGGGCGTACCTGCATGCCTTCTTTTAATGAATGTACACCGGCAGAAACAATTTGCTGTCCTTCTGTAATCCCACTGAGTACTTCAATGCCATCGCGGTGTAATTGGCCCACTTTTACTGCTTGTTTATGTATTTGGCCGGTTTGCTCGTTATATAACCATACATAAGCGTTGTTACTAATAGATTGCTGCGGATCAGAAAACACTGCCTCGTTGGGCAAAATAGTGTAAGCGGTTTGTGATTGCGTTACTTTACTTAAATCGATAAGTACGCGGCCAGTCATACCGGCAAGTAAGTTAAAATCTTCTGGCACTGGCAGCGAGAACACAACTTTATACGTTAATGTGGCGGGATCTGCTTGAGTGTCCCACTCCTTAAGTGTGAGTGTGTATTTTTTATCGTGATAGCCGTCAAAAATAACCGTTGGTTGGTATTGAGTTCCTTTAATAAAGCGCGCCACAATTCTTTCAGGTACTTGAATTTCAACATCCATTAAATCGCGGGTTTCTAAACGCAGTATATTTTGCTTTGCTTGTACACTTTCAAAGTTTTTTACAAACACTTTTGCAACAGTACCCGCAAATGGCGCTCTAAGTTGGCTATATTCCACATTCGTTTGTGCAATTTTAAAGGCCGATTCGGCAACTTGCTTGTTAGCAATAGCCTGATCAAGCTCTGATTGGCTGGTAATGCGTTTTTCGAATAGTTGTTCAATGCGCCCTAATTGTGATTTAGCCAGCTCGTAGCGGGCTTTACGCTCATTATATTGCAGCTGAAAATCTTCAGGGTCTAACTTAGCTAATAGTTGTCCTTTTTTTACATGCTGACCCGCTAATACCGGAAACTCAACCAGCTCACCACTTACTCTAAATGCAAGGTAAGAGCCTTGATTTGCAACTACTTCACCAGGAAAACTGCGAATGTTAACTTGCGAATCGTGACCAATATTAAATAACTTTACCGGGCGTATTGGCTCTTCTTTTACTTGCGGCTCAGGCTCAGAGCAGGCTATTAAACCAAGTAAAGTCGTCGTTACTACACATAGACGTAAGAGGTGCATATTTTCTCCATGAAAATTAAAAGCTAAATAAAGTCAGTGCAGCATACTCCGCAAACATATAAAATAAAATTCATTAAATTTTAAAAACTCAATAAGTTTTACTTATGTTGTTATTGGCAGTGCTATGAAACTCAACCAGCTACAAATATTAGACGCCATTGTACAAAGCGCAAGCTTAAGTGCAGCGGCACTTAAGCTACACAAAACGCAGCCAGCGCTTACGTTAGCAATTAAAAGTTTAGAGACAAAAATAGGCTTTGCGCTACTCGACCGTTCGCAATACCGTTTACAATTAACCGAAAAAGGGCGGATTTTTCATCGCCAAGCTAAGCAACTACTCAATAACAACGAAGAGCTTGCACAACTTGCAAAAGAGCTAGCACTGGGCAATGAAGCGCAATTTAGAATTTGTTATGAACAAATATGCCATGTGCAAAGCTACAATGAGATCATAAGTAATACTTTTAGAGTATTTAATAGCACTGAGTTTAGTTTAACCAGTGGTAAACGTTTTATTTCGTTGGAGCAAGTTAATAATGGCCAAGCAGAGCTTGGCATAGGCCCTTGGTTTGACTTGTTTCATGCTACCGGCGATTTAGAAAGCTTGCCCATAGGCAAGCTCGACATTGGTATTGTTAGCGCAAAAAATATTATACCCAACACACTTAGCTACAGTGAATTACAGTCGTACCCGTGTTTAGCCATGTTTGAAAGCGGCCTGAGTATAGACAGTGATAGGCTGTCTTATTCTAAAGGCCCAGCAATGATGAAAATTGACGATATATCGAGCTTAAAATCGTTTTTATTATCGGGCGCTGGTTGGGCTATGATCAGCTTAGAGCATTGCGCTGAAGAAATTAAATCGGGGTTATTACAAAAAGTCAGCATAACTGATCGCGAGCATGAATTTAGCACGCAAATTCGCGTTTTTAGGCAGCACTCTAGCCATCATGGGCCAGTAGCACGTACTATTTGGCAGCAGTTTACTCAACTTAGCCAGGCGTATTTGAAAAAACATGGAAATTGATAAAGAAACGCTTATTTATACCGTTATTGGTAGTATTCCTAAAGGGCAAGTTGCAAGTTATGGGCAAGTAGCCGCTATTGCGGGGTATCCGCAAAATGCGCGTTTAGTGGGGCGGTTATTAAAGCTAATGCCCAACGACTCAACAATTCCTTGGCATAGAGTAGTAAACAGCCAAGGTAAAATATCGTTTCCTATAGGCAGTAATAAATACCAAGAGCAGCGACAAAAGCTGTTATTAGAAGGCATTGCATTTAAAAATGAGCGAGTGAATATGCGTGTGTACCAATGGCAGTAATATAACAAGTTTAATCTGCCTGCTGTTTACTTAGCCACTTGCTTAATGAGTGCGCTGTTAAAATAGTGCTAGCGTTAAAGTGTTTATAACTAAGTGCTTAACGCAATAAAAAGGGCAAGTTAAATGCTTGCCCTAGTTTGCGTGTAAAGTGCATGCTTTACACTAAGTTTTTGCCTTTTTGTTTCGCATTTTTAAGATCTTTTATAAGTGAGCAAAGTAAAATAACAAATACACCAAAGGCAATCACAGGCCAAATTAATACATAAATAGTAAGTAATGTTGTAGACATAATTTTTCCTTATTTATTGTCACTAAATTCAACAACACGTTGCTTAATTAAAGCAAAATCAAACGCGCTTTTGTTGCTGGTTAAGGTAAGCACTACACAAATAATAGCGCTGGCACCGTAAGCGGTCAGTGAGCTTAGCAATACAATATAGTCGCGTAAAAAACCTAAAGTAAAAAACAGTAGTATTACGGCTGTTATTGCGCCCAAAATTAACCCCGCAGTGCGGCCAAAAAAACCAAAACACATTAAGCCAATAACAACACCGCCGCCTACGCTTGCTATTACCTCAAAAAACAACGCGACAGCGCCAGTTAATTCCAGCCACTCAAAGCGTGCGATAATAAAGAGTAAAAACGCGCCGGTTACCGCGGCAGTAAACGCCAGATTTGTCACCTTATTCCAATATAAGCTAGAAATAACCGGAAACACAATTGCGCCCCACAGTGCGCCAACAAAAATTAGCATTGAGAGAATATCGAGTTTAAGGCTTGCAAATATAACGCCTAACATGGTGGCAACAACCATGGTAAAGCGGCCAACCCAAAGCATTTTTTTAGGATTAGGGTTGTTTTTACTTAAATGTTTACCGTATACGTCGGTCATTATAATTGCCGATAAGGCTGACAAGTCAGAATCGGCGGTGGATGAAAGCGAGCCAATAATCATCACAAATAATACTAATACCATTACAGGTGACAGGTAGGTGGCGGCCATCTGTGGAATGAGGTTATTTAAATCACCGTCTATAGGTTGCACGCCGGCTAGTAACGCCAGTAAACCCAGCATACCTAAGCCTATAACAATAGAGCCATAACCTATGGTTGCTGTAATAAAGCTCGGTTTTATTAAGTCTTCGCGTACAGCAAATAAGCGTTGGGCAATAGTTTGATTACCAATAGCGTATGCAAGAACTGCAACAAAAAAAGGCGCGCCTTGCTCTAAAATGGCAGTAGTAGAGAAAAAGTCAGCTTGTTCTATTGTTAAATTACTCATGCCTTGAGTAAATAAGTCGGGGCCATCGAGCTCAAAAAATAGCATAGGAATAATAACCACAGCGGCGAGCATCATAGCCATTAACTGGCCAAAATCGGTAAAAACCGAGGAGCGAAACCCCGACCAAAAAGTGTATATAAGCACGCCAGAGCCTGCAATTAATACCCCTTCGGTAAAGTTCAGTGGTGATAAAATATCTACCAGCGCACCGGCTGCAGTAAAGTTAACCATTAAACTAATTATACTGCCGACTATGTTTGAGGAGGCTAAAATCATTTGGCTAGCACTGCCATGCCGCGCATGCATAATTTCGGCTAAGGTACGCGCATTTGGCGTAAGCTCTCTAAAGCGCTTACCAAAGGGGTAAATAAATAAAATCATCAGTGCGCCCCAAAAACCGTAATGGATTGCCCCCGATAAACCATATTTGTACCCTGAGCTTGCAGCAGCATAAAACGATGCTGCCCATATCCATGTGGCTGTCATACTCGCTGCAGACATGCTAAATCCAACGGATCCGTTGGAAACCATATAGCCATCGGCATTTTCTTGTTTTTTGCCAATACTTAGCGTGAATAAAAAGGTTAAACCATAAAAAGCAAATAAAACCAGCAGTATAGTGCTGGTACTAAACTGAAACATTTTGACTCCTTCGCCGCGTCACTCGTCATTACAATAGAGGTAATAAGGTGACGGTTATTATTTATTTTACGCAGTTAAAAACGCACGTAAATAATTAGAGGGCTACTAAAAACTTTATAAAATAGCTTAATAAAACTAGTAGCAAAAAATAGCTGATACGATCATCAGTAAAGAATAATGTAAGCAAAAACGCCCACATAAGAAATTAATGTTAACACAAATGGAGGATGTTATGTGATTTAGCTTGGTTTACAGTATTAAATGCTGAAATTGGTGCTGCTCAATATTTAATATAAATCAATTTTCCGCTAACGAATAACAACCAACAGGACAGCTATTTAATGTAATTACACAGCCAGTTTTCAGTGTTTGGTTAATACAGCAATAGCAGCTTAAGCCTTATCGTTACCCTAAAAGGAAGTAAAATGTCGCTCTACCCATTTAAAAAATATTCAGCCACAGTGCCCACCCAGTGAGTTGATTTTAACGGCCATATGAATACAAAATATTATGGTTTAGTTATTTACGATGCGCATATAGATTTTACCGAACATCTGGATTTAGGTGAGCGATACCGTTATGCAAATAACTGCAGCAAAGCATTAGTCGAAAGCCATTGTATTTTTGAAAGGGAGTTGTGCGAAGGCGATGAAATTGAGGTTGTGTCTTGGCTGTTGTACGTTGATGAAAAACGTATTCATACATTTCATGAAATATATTGCACCAATAAAGGGTATCGCGCCGCTGCGGGCGAGCACTTAGATTTGCATATTGATTTAGCAACCAGGCGAGTATCTCCATTTCCAAGTGAGGTGCTAGAGCGTTTAAAGGTAATAGAGCAGCAATTTTGCCAACTACCCAAGCCCGTTAAAGTGGGCAGTACAATTAAAATACCCAGCATAACTTGAACTATGGATAACAAATCTATTTCAAGCAGCTATTTTCGGCGCTAACTACGTTAAAATTACTTGCAATAGGCTAGCTATTGGCGCGTTAATTCGCCTTGTTTTCACTGAAAATCTCTTAATCAGAGTTCATGTTATATATTTCACGTTGATTTTATTTTAGCGGCAGGTAGAGCATAAGCTGCCGCTAAAGCGAAACACAAAGCGGTTAATTTTTAGCGTTATTTATTTTTAACTGTTCTTTTTCTAAATATGTTTGGCTGCCAACCCCAATGCAGCGCGCCCAAACGTAAAAATACGGTAATAAACAAGGAGCCTAAAATACACCATATATAAGACACTCCGAGTAAAAACAACGCTGCATAAGTTAAACCGCCCGACAGACACGCAGTAGAATACAGCTCTTCGCGCATTACTAGCGGAATTTCTCTGCAAATTACATCGCGCATTAGCCCGCCAAATATACCGGTAGTCATACCCATGGTAATGGCAACTATCATGGTAGTGCCTTCAATTAACGACTTTTCAATGCCGACAATGTTAAATATAGCCATGCCTAATACATCAACTAGCAGCATGTAATAATTAGATACGTGCGGTAAATGGCGAATAAACACCACCGCAATAAATATTGCGCCATAGGTGGCGTATAAATAATCGGGCTCTGCAATCCAAAACACTGGCTGATTTAATAATATATCACGCAGTGTACCGCCGCCAAGCGCAGTAACTGAGCCTACAACTACAACACCAAAACCCCCAATGTTTTTTTCGTGGCCTAATAAAGTGCCCGATATAGCAAAAAAGGCCACCCCAATTAAACTCATAAAATGAAAGTATTCAAACGCCATGGTGTGGTTTCCTTACCATAATTAGGAGAGGTAGAATTAATAAACAGTGTAGCGTATTTAAAATTTATTTTTGCTGAACACTCCCCCCA includes the following:
- a CDS encoding efflux RND transporter permease subunit, which produces MSFAQLSIEKKVISWMFTLLLLIGGGVSYFDLGQLEDPEFTLKKAMVITMYPGASPQQVEEEVTFPIENAIQQLPYVDYVTSISSNGKSQITVEMKSNYRKQELRQIWDEMRRKINDLNPSLPSGVYASKIIDDFADVYGVMYSVTGDGYSYDELKDYVDYLKRELVLVKGVSKVTIAGEQQAQVMVEISTQKLAQLGIAPSHIFQLLQSQNTVSNAGKIRVGSESIRLHPTGEFKDVKELETLLISKSGASELIYLGDVAKVYREYAEVPNNIIRYNQQQALLIGVSFMSGVNVVDIGNDIDAHLASLEYQRPHGIKINAVYNQPNEVEKSVNGFIVSLVEAIAIVIIVLLLFMGVKSGLLIGGILLLTVLGTFIFMKLFAIDLQRISLGALIIALGMLVDNAIVVTEGILINLKRGQTKLRASINIVEQTKWPLLGATVIAITAFAPIGLSSDASGEFAGSLFWVLLISLLLSWITAITLTPFFANLMFKETQLNADGEQQYDDPYQGFIFTSYKASLNLAMRFRKSTLVLMLVLLCSAVVGFGAVKQSFFPASNTPMFYVDYWQEQGADIRSTLEGIKKLEAFLQQNPLVTEITSTVGQGAPRFMLTYAPEKSYPAYGQLIIRVTDREAVATVMQKVRDFAQNNPVAAQLKVKPMEIGPSTDAKIEARFSGPDPVVLRKLSAQAKHIIAQDTGSHNIRDDWRARTKMIRPQFNEQKARRLGISKSDLDQVLLTNLSGKQVGVYRDGTQLLPIIARSPANERLNVESVHDLQIFSPVLGVFIPVTQVVDEFVVEWEDSLIMRRDRKRTITVMADHDVLSDETPAKLFARIRTDIENIELPRGYEMQWGGEYESSSKAKKAIFGSLPIGYLAMFAITVLLFNSVKQPLVIWATVPLAIIGVSAGLLVMNAPFSFMALLGLLSLSGMLIKNGIVLVDQINLELSEGKAPYQAVFDSGVSRVRPVAMAAITTILGMIPLLFDVFFQSMAVTIMFGLGFATILTLIVVPVLYTIIYKIEYQPLKTRIK
- a CDS encoding putative transporter small subunit translates to MSTTLLTIYVLIWPVIAFGVFVILLCSLIKDLKNAKQKGKNLV
- a CDS encoding MGMT family protein, with translation MEIDKETLIYTVIGSIPKGQVASYGQVAAIAGYPQNARLVGRLLKLMPNDSTIPWHRVVNSQGKISFPIGSNKYQEQRQKLLLEGIAFKNERVNMRVYQWQ
- a CDS encoding efflux RND transporter periplasmic adaptor subunit; this translates as MHLLRLCVVTTTLLGLIACSEPEPQVKEEPIRPVKLFNIGHDSQVNIRSFPGEVVANQGSYLAFRVSGELVEFPVLAGQHVKKGQLLAKLDPEDFQLQYNERKARYELAKSQLGRIEQLFEKRITSQSELDQAIANKQVAESAFKIAQTNVEYSQLRAPFAGTVAKVFVKNFESVQAKQNILRLETRDLMDVEIQVPERIVARFIKGTQYQPTVIFDGYHDKKYTLTLKEWDTQADPATLTYKVVFSLPVPEDFNLLAGMTGRVLIDLSKVTQSQTAYTILPNEAVFSDPQQSISNNAYVWLYNEQTGQIHKQAVKVGQLHRDGIEVLSGITEGQQIVSAGVHSLKEGMQVRPWNKERGL
- a CDS encoding LysR family transcriptional regulator — protein: MKLNQLQILDAIVQSASLSAAALKLHKTQPALTLAIKSLETKIGFALLDRSQYRLQLTEKGRIFHRQAKQLLNNNEELAQLAKELALGNEAQFRICYEQICHVQSYNEIISNTFRVFNSTEFSLTSGKRFISLEQVNNGQAELGIGPWFDLFHATGDLESLPIGKLDIGIVSAKNIIPNTLSYSELQSYPCLAMFESGLSIDSDRLSYSKGPAMMKIDDISSLKSFLLSGAGWAMISLEHCAEEIKSGLLQKVSITDREHEFSTQIRVFRQHSSHHGPVARTIWQQFTQLSQAYLKKHGN